Proteins from one Mucilaginibacter jinjuensis genomic window:
- a CDS encoding SMP-30/gluconolactonase/LRE family protein, with the protein MIKRLLITACIMAAITLTHAQQHSADLIEVISFGKNQPIGVTVAPSSNRLFVSFPHREPYVYGLTEIVNGERVPFPNAEWNKFVTDKPENHFVNVQDLYADDQNYLWVLDSAPAGASSVFGNDKGAPAQGQFKLIQIDLDANKVKHIYTFDDLPKDKSALNDMCIDNSKQLAYLSDPGLHAIVVLDLKSGKSRVVLQNDKSTSVVPGFKLHLDGKDVVDDNGKPFTSNVNGIALTKDNKYFYFRAINQTKLYRILTTDLANPSLTDADLSSKVEMVAETGVCHGMIADVKGNIYLSDSPDHAIQYVTPDGKVHFLVKDERLIWPDSFGIGNDGYLYFSCSQVNRLPKYNGGQDKVEYPFRVYKVKLP; encoded by the coding sequence ATGATAAAGCGACTACTGATTACTGCTTGTATAATGGCTGCAATAACTTTAACCCATGCCCAGCAACATAGTGCCGATTTAATTGAGGTTATTTCTTTCGGAAAGAATCAGCCTATTGGGGTTACGGTTGCGCCTAGTAGTAACCGGTTATTTGTTTCCTTTCCACACCGCGAACCTTATGTTTATGGGCTCACCGAAATAGTGAATGGCGAGCGTGTACCTTTCCCAAATGCCGAATGGAATAAATTTGTAACCGATAAGCCCGAAAACCATTTTGTAAACGTACAGGACCTATACGCAGATGATCAAAATTACCTGTGGGTGTTAGACTCCGCTCCGGCAGGGGCATCGTCTGTTTTTGGTAATGATAAGGGTGCGCCTGCACAGGGGCAGTTTAAACTGATCCAGATTGATCTGGATGCTAATAAAGTAAAGCATATCTACACTTTTGATGATCTGCCGAAAGATAAAAGCGCGCTCAACGATATGTGTATTGATAACAGTAAGCAACTGGCTTATTTATCAGATCCTGGTTTGCACGCCATTGTGGTACTGGACTTGAAGAGCGGCAAAAGCAGGGTAGTACTCCAAAACGATAAGTCGACCTCGGTTGTGCCGGGTTTTAAATTGCATCTGGATGGTAAGGATGTGGTTGATGATAACGGTAAGCCATTTACCTCAAACGTTAACGGCATCGCTTTAACCAAGGATAACAAATACTTCTACTTTAGGGCCATTAACCAAACCAAGTTGTATAGGATCCTCACAACAGATCTTGCTAATCCATCACTTACCGATGCTGATCTATCATCCAAAGTAGAAATGGTGGCCGAAACGGGCGTGTGCCACGGTATGATAGCCGATGTAAAAGGCAATATTTACCTCAGTGATTCGCCCGACCATGCCATACAATATGTTACGCCCGATGGTAAAGTACATTTCCTGGTAAAGGACGAAAGACTGATCTGGCCCGACTCATTTGGTATTGGAAACGATGGTTATCTGTACTTTAGCTGTTCGCAGGTGAACCGATTGCCTAAGTATAATGGCGGGCAGGATAAGGTTGAATATCCGTTCCGCGTTTATAAAGTTAAATTGCCTTAA
- a CDS encoding TonB-dependent receptor, producing MRLKIAALIATWITIASTFAFAQTGFKISGQVNGSDGKSMDGATVYLLRAADSVLVKTALANQSGVYQFENVKQGDYKLSVTMMGYQRYKSEVIKLSQKDITIPAIILQQSGTTLKEVTISSQKPLVEHLIDRTIVNPDALISNAGGTAIDVLEKSPGVIVDENGAISLQGKGNVKIFIDGKPTYLSGIDLENYLKSLPSSSIDQVELMTNPPAKYDAAGNGGVINIRTKRGKAKGFNGGVNLSYSQGHYAKTNDSFNFNYRDNKFNLFGNLSLSTSNNYNDLDINRHFVDDNDQPVTNFLQNSFIRRKSQSYNSKIGLDYYASDKTTLGIGLTGLINPGTERVLNSSKFMDAQNVLDSTIIAHNAQDRTFKNGGINLNYRHEYDKKGHELTADVDYLTYNTNNNQTFNNYSYLPDGTLADNDMLTGTLPANIHIYSAKADYTHPLNDGIKLSVGGKTSYTKTDNVADYFYTVNDVTTPDYGKTNHFIYKETINAGYINASKDFKRVSIQAGLRFENTVSDGNQLGNVQKPDSTFKRNYGGFFPTFYFQYKIDSAGKQTIGLNYGRRIDRPYYEDLNPFIAPLDKFTYYAGNPFLKPSYTNEIEITHTYKNITTSLDYSKTHDDVNETIEIVDGIYYSRPGNIGTTINKGISVNATFDPYKWFNFNMYASLINIHTISDFYTGTLDTKGTFCFLKPVMQFKFKNDWTWQVDGMYQSKVTSAQFIVGQRGRVNTGLSKKLSGSTSLKLVVNDIFKTMVNSGVINNLANTHADYHNVSDSRTAVVSLSYRFGKAISDQRKHNANGAESEQNRVKN from the coding sequence ATGAGACTAAAAATTGCGGCTTTAATAGCCACATGGATAACTATTGCCTCAACTTTTGCATTTGCCCAAACGGGTTTTAAAATAAGCGGTCAGGTTAATGGGAGCGACGGCAAATCAATGGATGGGGCTACCGTATACCTTTTACGTGCTGCCGATTCTGTACTGGTTAAAACGGCCTTGGCTAATCAATCAGGTGTTTATCAGTTTGAGAATGTGAAGCAGGGTGATTACAAGCTTTCAGTAACCATGATGGGCTATCAGAGATATAAAAGTGAAGTGATTAAGCTAAGTCAAAAGGATATAACTATCCCCGCCATTATCTTACAGCAAAGTGGTACCACTTTAAAGGAAGTAACCATCAGCAGCCAAAAACCGTTGGTAGAGCATTTGATTGACCGCACAATTGTTAATCCCGATGCCTTAATCAGCAACGCAGGTGGAACAGCTATTGATGTTCTGGAAAAATCGCCGGGCGTTATAGTTGATGAGAATGGCGCCATCAGCCTGCAAGGCAAAGGTAATGTGAAGATCTTTATTGATGGTAAACCGACGTATCTTTCCGGTATCGATCTGGAAAATTATCTCAAATCCCTGCCATCATCAAGTATAGATCAGGTTGAATTGATGACCAATCCACCTGCCAAATATGATGCTGCGGGTAATGGCGGGGTGATTAATATCCGTACAAAAAGGGGTAAGGCTAAAGGCTTTAATGGTGGGGTAAACCTCAGTTATTCGCAGGGGCACTATGCCAAAACTAACGATAGCTTTAACTTCAACTACCGCGATAACAAGTTTAACCTGTTTGGTAACCTTAGCCTCAGTACCAGCAATAATTATAACGATCTGGATATTAACCGCCACTTTGTGGATGATAACGATCAGCCGGTTACCAATTTCCTGCAAAACTCCTTTATCCGCCGTAAATCGCAGAGCTATAATAGTAAGATTGGATTAGATTATTATGCTTCAGACAAAACCACGCTGGGTATCGGCCTTACCGGGTTGATTAACCCAGGTACTGAGCGTGTGCTAAACAGCAGTAAGTTTATGGATGCCCAGAACGTGCTCGATTCAACCATTATTGCCCATAACGCGCAAGACCGTACCTTTAAAAACGGTGGTATCAACCTAAACTATCGCCACGAGTACGATAAAAAAGGCCACGAGCTAACAGCAGATGTAGATTACTTAACCTATAACACCAACAATAACCAAACTTTTAACAACTACAGTTACCTGCCCGATGGTACGCTGGCCGATAATGATATGCTAACCGGTACGCTACCTGCTAATATCCACATTTACTCGGCCAAGGCAGATTATACGCACCCGTTGAATGATGGGATTAAGCTCTCAGTTGGTGGTAAAACCAGCTATACCAAAACAGATAATGTAGCCGATTACTTTTATACCGTTAATGATGTAACCACACCAGATTACGGCAAAACCAACCATTTTATTTATAAAGAAACCATCAATGCGGGTTATATCAACGCCAGCAAGGATTTTAAACGGGTTTCTATCCAGGCGGGCTTACGGTTTGAGAATACTGTTTCAGATGGTAACCAGTTAGGTAATGTGCAAAAGCCGGACTCGACCTTTAAACGCAACTACGGTGGCTTTTTCCCTACCTTTTATTTCCAGTACAAAATTGATAGCGCGGGTAAACAAACTATCGGCTTAAACTATGGCCGCAGGATTGACCGTCCGTATTACGAAGATCTGAACCCCTTTATTGCGCCACTGGATAAATTTACCTATTACGCTGGTAACCCTTTCCTGAAACCTTCATACACCAACGAGATTGAAATAACCCATACCTATAAAAACATTACCACCAGTCTGGATTACAGCAAAACACACGATGATGTAAACGAAACCATTGAAATTGTGGACGGTATTTATTACAGTCGCCCCGGTAATATTGGTACTACCATTAATAAGGGTATTTCTGTTAACGCCACGTTCGATCCTTATAAATGGTTTAACTTTAATATGTACGCAAGCCTCATCAATATCCACACCATCAGCGATTTTTATACCGGCACGCTGGATACCAAAGGCACATTTTGCTTCTTAAAACCGGTAATGCAGTTTAAATTCAAGAACGACTGGACCTGGCAGGTTGATGGCATGTACCAAAGCAAGGTTACTTCGGCTCAATTTATAGTAGGGCAAAGGGGAAGGGTTAATACAGGCTTATCTAAGAAACTCTCGGGTAGCACTTCGCTTAAACTGGTGGTGAATGATATTTTCAAAACCATGGTAAACAGCGGTGTTATTAATAACCTGGCCAATACCCACGCTGATTACCATAACGTAAGCGATAGCCGTACTGCAGTTGTATCACTGAGTTATCGTTTCGGTAAGGCCATCTCTGACCAGCGGAAGCATAACGCTAACGGTGCAGAGAGCGAACAAAACAGGGTAAAGAACTAA
- a CDS encoding M56 family metallopeptidase encodes MDLSMVKETAGYVVKALCNTLVHSLWQGLLLAAVAGLIVICTRRSSPARRYNLLIASLVLFACSVTYTLIDQLQEVQVYRTIVLIKPHQLHNNAADVRIKITTPVFPQIRMINDSKLFNYLNEHSYTIVLVWFLIVFARCLQLITGLHSLYYMRRRNIFAVDEAWETRVKELAQRLGIKQIVHIAESGMAKAPMVIGHLKPLILIPVGLMTTLSTDEIEAILVHELAHIRRRDYLVNLLVSLMEIVFFFNPAVLWISSLIKAERENCCDDIAVAQTSSKVNYIRALVSCQEYQLSAPAYAMAFSGRKNHLMGRVKRMVSNNNQSLNVMEKSLLALCLVTAGLLTTAFSNADKINKLVDNTAKVITHVSKSIKQEVTSETVTEIPDSATIKPVTTVAAEVKPVTDTAERVIPVENDTIIHIAKTPQPIDEITPIKEPIRPIDPITPITPINVKLDLKVGVDPQTLVKLNDANQKIQDANHKIKLAAVQTRLADQQAYTASKASYDADRLKSYKPYDAADYKPYDANREKSNRDKLTAELVKQGIIQMHSDLESFKLSDTEFIVNGKKMPDDVFLKFKKAFVPAPDKGKKGSWSWMYNYNTETTIQ; translated from the coding sequence ATGGATCTTTCAATGGTAAAGGAAACAGCTGGTTATGTAGTTAAGGCATTATGTAATACATTGGTGCATTCACTATGGCAGGGTTTGTTACTGGCTGCTGTGGCGGGTTTAATTGTGATCTGCACCAGACGGTCGAGCCCGGCCCGCAGGTATAATTTGCTGATCGCCTCTTTGGTGTTATTTGCCTGTTCGGTTACTTATACTTTAATAGATCAACTGCAGGAAGTGCAGGTTTATAGAACAATAGTGCTTATAAAACCGCATCAATTGCATAACAATGCGGCCGATGTACGTATTAAAATTACTACCCCTGTGTTCCCTCAAATCAGAATGATCAATGATAGTAAACTGTTCAACTACTTAAATGAGCATTCTTATACCATTGTATTAGTATGGTTCCTGATTGTTTTTGCACGCTGTTTACAGTTGATTACAGGTTTGCATAGTTTATATTATATGCGCCGCAGAAACATTTTCGCTGTGGATGAAGCCTGGGAAACCCGGGTGAAGGAGTTAGCCCAACGACTGGGTATTAAGCAAATTGTCCATATTGCAGAATCGGGCATGGCCAAGGCGCCAATGGTTATTGGTCATCTGAAACCGCTGATCCTCATTCCTGTCGGCTTGATGACCACCTTATCTACTGATGAAATTGAAGCCATACTGGTGCATGAACTGGCGCACATCCGCCGCCGCGACTATTTGGTGAACCTGCTGGTAAGTTTAATGGAGATCGTTTTCTTTTTTAACCCGGCCGTATTATGGATCTCCTCATTAATTAAAGCCGAACGCGAGAACTGTTGCGATGATATTGCTGTAGCACAAACCAGCAGCAAGGTAAACTACATCAGGGCACTGGTTTCGTGCCAGGAGTACCAGCTTTCGGCACCGGCTTACGCTATGGCTTTCAGCGGACGTAAAAACCATTTAATGGGTAGGGTAAAGCGCATGGTATCTAATAATAACCAGTCGCTTAATGTAATGGAGAAATCGTTACTGGCCCTATGCCTGGTTACAGCCGGATTATTGACTACTGCTTTCTCTAACGCCGATAAAATAAACAAACTGGTTGATAACACAGCCAAAGTAATTACTCATGTAAGCAAATCAATTAAACAAGAAGTAACATCAGAAACTGTGACTGAAATACCGGATAGTGCCACCATTAAACCGGTTACAACGGTTGCAGCTGAGGTTAAACCCGTAACTGATACAGCCGAAAGAGTAATACCTGTGGAGAATGATACGATCATACATATAGCAAAAACGCCACAGCCAATTGATGAAATAACACCCATAAAAGAACCCATACGGCCTATTGATCCGATTACCCCGATTACTCCGATTAATGTTAAACTGGATTTGAAAGTAGGAGTCGATCCACAAACCCTGGTTAAACTTAATGATGCGAATCAAAAGATACAGGATGCTAATCACAAAATTAAATTAGCAGCAGTACAAACCAGGCTGGCCGATCAGCAAGCTTACACTGCTTCAAAAGCTAGTTATGATGCTGACAGACTAAAATCGTACAAGCCGTATGATGCGGCAGATTATAAACCTTATGATGCCAATAGAGAGAAAAGCAACAGGGATAAACTTACCGCAGAATTGGTAAAGCAAGGCATTATTCAAATGCATAGCGACCTGGAATCTTTTAAACTGAGTGACACTGAATTTATCGTGAACGGCAAGAAGATGCCGGATGATGTTTTCCTGAAGTTCAAGAAAGCATTTGTGCCGGCACCTGATAAAGGTAAAAAAGGAAGCTGGTCGTGGATGTATAACTATAATACAGAAACAACAATCCAATAA
- a CDS encoding BlaI/MecI/CopY family transcriptional regulator, whose protein sequence is MEAQNKQIEPTKSELEILQVLWELGPSTVRAVNDELLKQKDVNYTTTLKLMQIMADKGILKRDESQMKHIYSVVEEEQKTKAHLLDKFVDSMYKGSAGKLVMQLLGNKKASQQELQDIKDLLKKLEE, encoded by the coding sequence ATGGAAGCACAAAACAAGCAAATAGAGCCTACTAAATCGGAGTTGGAAATACTACAGGTGTTATGGGAATTAGGCCCATCTACCGTACGTGCGGTTAACGATGAGCTGCTGAAACAAAAGGATGTAAACTATACGACCACCTTAAAGCTGATGCAGATTATGGCCGACAAAGGCATCCTGAAACGCGACGAAAGCCAGATGAAACATATTTACAGCGTGGTAGAGGAGGAGCAGAAAACCAAGGCCCATTTGCTGGATAAGTTTGTGGATTCGATGTATAAAGGTTCGGCAGGTAAACTGGTAATGCAGCTGTTGGGCAACAAAAAGGCATCGCAACAAGAATTGCAGGATATAAAAGACCTGCTTAAAAAACTAGAAGAATAA
- a CDS encoding 5' nucleotidase, NT5C type: MSIADKKKTIAIDMDGVLADVETQWLNWYERDFGIKMTKDQLAGKTEETAFPEKGMMRKYVLTPGFFSTLPLMEGAQEAIKTLSEKFEIYIVSAAMEFPLSLPEKLEWLNTHFPAISWKNIIFCGDKSIINTDYMIDDHLKNLDNFKGKTIMFHAFHNVSYNHHQRANNWQEVVALLAEER, from the coding sequence ATGAGTATTGCAGACAAGAAAAAAACAATTGCTATAGATATGGACGGCGTTTTAGCCGATGTAGAAACCCAATGGTTAAACTGGTACGAACGCGACTTCGGCATCAAGATGACCAAAGACCAGTTAGCCGGTAAAACCGAAGAAACTGCCTTTCCCGAAAAAGGTATGATGCGCAAATATGTTTTAACGCCGGGTTTTTTCTCCACGCTCCCACTTATGGAAGGCGCACAGGAAGCTATTAAAACACTATCAGAGAAATTCGAAATCTATATCGTATCGGCAGCTATGGAATTCCCCTTAAGTTTGCCCGAAAAACTGGAATGGTTAAATACCCACTTCCCAGCCATTAGCTGGAAAAACATTATATTTTGCGGCGATAAAAGCATTATCAATACCGATTACATGATTGATGACCACCTTAAAAACCTCGATAATTTTAAAGGCAAAACTATTATGTTCCATGCCTTCCATAATGTGAGCTACAACCACCACCAACGGGCCAATAACTGGCAAGAAGTAGTGGCGCTGTTAGCAGAAGAAAGATAA
- a CDS encoding S1/P1 nuclease has protein sequence MKKYFVLALMAVCSLSLVSWGVTGHRAVAQIAENHLTPNARLAVKKLLGNESLADVSTYADELRSNPQYKYTAPWHFVNLPSGYTFDQFANAITNSPGDNGYKALLNFEHELGDPTKSRTQKALALKFIVHIVGDLHQPMHVSHAEDKGGNNIQIIHSGYNESLHSLWDEGIIDHQGFSYKKMATEYDNATPVEIEKWQKDPVMIWLWESYQISSILYEEAAQDNNFTEEYYQQHLPILEKRIEKGGIRLAGVINSILDKQ, from the coding sequence ATGAAAAAGTACTTTGTATTGGCCTTAATGGCCGTATGTTCTTTAAGCCTGGTATCTTGGGGTGTAACCGGTCACCGCGCTGTGGCCCAGATAGCCGAGAATCACCTCACCCCTAACGCGCGTTTAGCCGTTAAAAAGTTGCTGGGTAATGAATCACTGGCCGATGTAAGTACTTATGCTGATGAATTACGCAGTAACCCTCAGTACAAATACACCGCGCCCTGGCACTTTGTAAACTTGCCGAGTGGCTATACCTTCGATCAATTTGCCAATGCTATAACCAATTCACCGGGTGATAACGGCTACAAAGCCCTGCTCAATTTCGAACACGAACTGGGCGACCCTACCAAATCGAGAACGCAAAAAGCCCTTGCTTTAAAGTTTATTGTGCACATTGTTGGCGATTTGCACCAGCCGATGCACGTTAGCCATGCGGAGGATAAAGGCGGCAATAACATCCAAATAATCCATAGCGGATACAACGAAAGCCTGCACAGTTTATGGGACGAAGGTATTATAGACCACCAGGGCTTCTCGTACAAAAAAATGGCTACCGAATATGACAACGCTACACCTGTTGAAATAGAAAAATGGCAAAAAGACCCGGTAATGATCTGGTTATGGGAATCGTACCAGATCAGCAGCATCCTGTATGAAGAAGCTGCGCAAGACAATAATTTTACCGAAGAATATTATCAGCAACACCTACCCATCCTCGAAAAAAGAATTGAAAAAGGCGGCATTAGGCTGGCCGGTGTAATTAATTCTATTTTGGATAAGCAGTAG